Proteins from a genomic interval of Lampris incognitus isolate fLamInc1 unplaced genomic scaffold, fLamInc1.hap2 scaffold_401, whole genome shotgun sequence:
- the LOC130133595 gene encoding ATP synthase subunit epsilon, mitochondrial-like, protein MVAYWRQAGLSYIRFSAICASAVRAALKPQLKSEAMKAAESSVKVLKPKTAA, encoded by the exons ATGGTTGCATACTGGAGACAAGCAGGCCTAAG CTATATTCGCTTCTCCGCAATCTGCGCCAGTGCGGTGCGAGCAGCGTTGAAGCCCCAGTTGAAATCCGAGGCAATGAAGGCCGCGGAGTCTAGCGTCAAAGTCCTTAAACCTAAGACAGCCGCAT GA